One part of the Oryzias melastigma strain HK-1 linkage group LG21, ASM292280v2, whole genome shotgun sequence genome encodes these proteins:
- the hsd3b1 gene encoding hydroxy-delta-5-steroid dehydrogenase, 3 beta- and steroid delta-isomerase 1, giving the protein MSLRGDVCVVTGACGFLGKRLVRLLLEEEETAEIRLLDKRVPPPVLQSLEDCRGGTKLSVFEGDIRDSDFVRRACRGATTVFHIASVIDVSESVEFSEMYGVNVKGTQLLLEACLHENVMSFIYTSTVEVVGPNPRGEPIVNGTEDTVYESRLKFNYSRTKKEAEDRTLQANGQLLQNGGRLATCSLRPTYIFGEGCRFLLHHMTEGMRNGNVLYRLSVREALVNPVYVGNVAFAHLQAARSFKEPQKRSAVGGKFYFVTDDTALLSYADFNYCMMSPLGFSIQEKLPMPLRIFYIYVFLLEMLCMLLRPFTRIVPPMNRQLLTLLNTTFNFSYQKARRDLGYFPKYSWEEARRRTIEWLASQLPLQRETLQSS; this is encoded by the exons ATGTCTCTGAGAGGTGATGTGTGCGTGGTGACGGGAGCCTGTGGATTCCTGGGAAAGAGGCTGGTGAggctgctgctggaggaagaggagacggCTGAGATCCGACTGCTGGACAAACGCGTCCCGCCACCAGTCCTGCAGAGTCTGGAGG ACTGCAGAGGCGGGACGAAGCTCAGCGTGTTTGAGGGGGACATCAGAGACTCTGATTTCGTGAGAAGAGCCTGTCGAGGTGCAACCACCGTCTTCCACATCGCCTCCGTGATTGACGTGTCGGAGTCGGTGGAGTTCAGCGAGATGTACGGAGTCAACGTGAAAG GGACGCAGCTCCTCCTGGAGGCGTGCCTCCACGAGAACGTCATGTCCTTCATCTACACCAGCACTGTGGAGGTGGTGGGACCCAACCCCAGAGGAGAGCCCATAGTCAACGGCACTGAGGACACCGTCTACGAGAGCCGTCTCAAGTTCAACTACAGCAGGACCAAAAAGGAGGCGGAGGACCGAACCCTGCAGGCCAACGGTCAGCTGCTCCAAAACGGAGGCCGACTGGCCACGTGCTCGCTGAGGCCCACGTACATCTTTGGGGAAGGCTGTCGCTTCCTGCTTCATCACATGACTGAGGGGATGCGGAACGGGAACGTCTTGTATCGTCTGTCTGTACGAGAGGCCCTGGTCAACCCCGTCTATGTGGGGAACGTGGCCTTTGCTCACCTGCAGGCAGCGCGAAGCTTCAAAGAACCCCAGAAAAGGAGCGCCGTTGGAGGGAAGTTTTACTTCGTCACTGACGACACCGCTCTTTTAAGCTACGCTGACTTCAACTATTGCATGATGTCTCCTCTGGGCTTCAGCATCCAAGAGAAGCTCCCGATGCCTCTGCGCATCTTCTACATCTACGTCTTCCTCCTGGAGATGCTGTGCATGCTGCTGCGGCCTTTCACACGCATCGTTCCTCCCATGAACCGGCAGCTCCTCACACTGCTCAACACAACATTCAACTTCTCCTATCAGAAAGCCCGAAGGGATCTGGGATACTTCCCCAAGTACAGCTGGGAAGAGGCGCGCAGACGCACCATTGAGTGGCTTGCCTCACAGCTGCCCCTGCAGAGGGAAACTCTCCAGTCCAGTTAA